The Lycium barbarum isolate Lr01 chromosome 12, ASM1917538v2, whole genome shotgun sequence genome includes a region encoding these proteins:
- the LOC132621759 gene encoding phosphate transporter PHO1 homolog 3-like, with translation MKFGKEFASQMVPEWQEAYMDYNKLKRLLKDILDFRQKNAPSSEVASTQKGSLQKRISMYRAFSGLQSRLSFKGSSGNNNNNHEDEVILVNSVQQEGSQGHHQTMFLMSSEAGGEYEMIFFKRLDDEFNKVLTFYKKKVGEVKAEADLLSKQMDALIALRIKVDKPSIEMQSAQVMDPSTTDSTLTPASVVPIHLKSLRSHMEAIQEVEMISGEILEDESTSGKKDTTKMNPMGFRPAPVEILDNVSINIEPETPVSTLRNVIKTSKSQLSFSKEELRKAEEQISKAFVEFYRKLRLLKNYSFLNVLAFSKIMKKYDKITSRKASKSYLDKVDESYLGSSDEVNKLIERVEATFIKHFVNGNRRKGMKYLRPQAKREKHRVTFFVGLFSGCSIALVAAIAVSIHAGNLLKHEGRGQYMENIFPLYSLFGFIVLHMLMYAGNVYYWKRFRVNYPFIFGFKPTALGYRQVLLLASGLSVLALAAALSHLDMDMDPKMRRFETGTELIPLALVIVLLLITFCPLNIIYRSSRFFLIRCAWHCLCAPLYKVTLPDFFLADQVTSQVQAIRSLQFYVCYYVWGNFRTRSNKCQESSVYQILYIVVAIIPFWSRFIQCLRRLFEEKDSMQGLNGLKYFSTIVALVMRTLYDQKRGTFWRVMAASTSGITTVANTYWDLVIDWGLLQRDSNNRWLRDKLLVPHKMVYFVAIVLDIILRLVWMQLVLDIQELPFLHKKAFAAVVACLEILRRGIWNFFRLENEHLNNVGKYRAFKSVPLPFNYDEDKSM, from the exons ATGAAATTTGGGAAAGAATTTGCTTCCCAAATGGTCCCAGAATGGCAAGAAGCTTATATGGATTATAATAAGCTCAAGAGGCTTTTGAAAGACATCTTGGATTTCAGGCAGAAGAATGCACCATCATCAGAAGTTGCATCCACACAAAAAGGCTCTTTACAGAAAAGGATATCTATGTACAGAGCTTTTAGTGGATTACAAAGTAGATTAAGTTTCAAAGGTTCTTCcgggaataataataataaccatGAAGATGAAGTTATTTTAGTGAACTCAGTGCAGCAAGAAGGCTCCCAAGGCCACCATCAAACTATGTTTCTTATGTCATCTGAAGCAGGTGGAGAATATGAGATGATTTTCTTTAAAAGACTTGATGATGAATTCAACAAGGTGCTAACTTTTTACAAGAAAAAGGTAGGGGAAGTGAAGGCTGAGGCTGATTTGTTGAGTAAGCAAATGGATGCACTTATTGCACTAAGAATTAAGGTTGATAAGCCTTCAATTGAAATGCAAAGTGCACAAGTAATGGATCCTTCAACCACTGATAGTACCTTAACTCCAGCATCAGTGGTTCCTATTCATTTGAAAAGTC TAAGGTCACATATGGAAGCAATTCAAGAAGTTGAGATGATTAGTGGAGAAATTCTGGAAGATGAATCAACATCAGGGAAAAAAGATACAACAAAGATGAATCCCATGGGTTTTAGGCCTGCTCCAGTAGAGATTTTGGACAATGTAAGTATCAATATTGAACCCGAAACACCTGTCTCGACTTTAAGAAATGTGATCAAGACTTCAAAATCTCAATTATCATTCAGCAAAGAAGAGCTCAGAAAGGCCGAAGAACAAATAAGTAAGGCTTTTGTTGAGTTTTATCGAAAGCTTAGACTTCTAAAAAACTACAG tttcttaaatgtgttggCATTTTCCAAGATCATGAAGAAGTATGATAAG ATCACCTCAAGGAAAGCTTCTAAATCATACTTAGATAAGGTTGATGAATCTTATCTTGGTAGCTCAGATGAG GTAAATAAGCTCATAGAAAGAGTGGAGGCCACATTCATAAAGCATTTTGTCAATGGAAATCGAAGGAAAGGAATGaaatatttaagaccacaagctAAAAGAGAAAAACATAGAGTAACATTTTTCGTGG GTTTGTTCTCTGGCTGCTCAATAGCATTAGTGGCAGCTATTGCTGTATCAATACATGCAGGAAACCTTCTAAAGCACGAGGGTCGTGGACAGTATATGGAAAACATATTTCCACTCTACAG TCTATTTGGATTCATTGTCCTGCATATGCTCATGTACGCGGGGAACGTATACTACTGGAAGCGTTTTCGGGTCAATTATCCCTTCATATTTGGCTTCAAGCCAACAGCGCTGGGTTACAGACAAGTTCTCCTCCTTGCTTCTGGTCTGTCAGTACTTGCATTGGCTGCTGCACTCTCCCAcctggatatggatatggatccGAAAATGCGAAGGTTTGAGACAGGGACTGAGCTGATCCCACTTGCCCTTGTGATT GTACTGCTTCTAATAACTTTTTGTCCTCTGAACATCATATATCGTTCAAGTCGTTTCTTCCTTATAAGATGTGCCTGGCACTGTCTATGCGCTCCCCTTTATAAG GTTACTCTGCCAGATTTTTTCTTGGCAGATCAAGTTACCAGCCAG GTTCAGGCAATTAGAAGTTTGCAATTCTATGTCTGCTACTATGTGTGGGGAAACTTCAGGACAAGATCAAATAAATGTCAAGAAAGCAGTGTTTATCAAATCTTATACATAGTCGTCGCAATTATTCCCTTTTGGTCTCGGTTTATTCAG TGCCTTCGTCGTTTATTTGAAGAGAAAGATTCGATGCAGGGGCTTAATGGCCTCAAATATTTCTCAACTATTGTTGCTCTAGTGATGAGGACACTTTATGATCAGAAAAGAGGAACCTTTTGGAGAGTAATGGCAGCATCAACTTCAGGAATTACTACAGTTGCAAACACTTACTGGGACCTTGTCATAGATTGGGGTCTACTGCAAAGGGATTCCAATAACCGTTGGTTGAGAGACAAACTTCTTGTGCCACACAAGATGGTCTACTTTGTTGCCATT GTTCTTGACATTATACTGAGACTAGTGTGGATGCAGTTGGTTCTAGATATTCAAGAACTACCATTTCTGCACAAGAAAGCATTTGCTGCAGTTGTTGCCTGTTTGGAAATCCTTCGCCGAGGCATATGGAACTTTTTCAG GTTGGAAAATGAGCACTTGAATAATGTTGGGAAATACCGTGCCTTCAAGTCTGTACCACTGCCTTTTAACTACGATGAGGACAAGAGTATGTAA
- the LOC132621326 gene encoding uncharacterized protein At5g39570, giving the protein MSYYPKGYHGEDDEGAVFEEYDSTPYGGGYDIALTYGRPLPPSDETCYQPSSASDEFDYDRPQYSSYAEPSAYGEEALDNEYQSYSRPKPRPTPSYQRPSEVTYEEPQANYGFQPSVNRPGGGGYGGETEYEEPKPQYGSGYGRKSEFEEPTPQYGSGYGRKSEYEEPTPQYGSGYGRKSEFEEPTPQYGSGYGRKSEYEEPTPEYGSGYGRKSEYEEPKPEYERTSEYVEYVEPTHQYGRKSEYEEPSSEYGSGYGVRPEGYGRKPSYGQEEGERPSYGRPSYQTEEVEGYERPRYGRSEEEDYRKPSYERRGDDDEGYGRKKYGDDDNSDDDEEKERRRRHHHHRKHYDD; this is encoded by the exons ATGTCTTACTACCCAAAAGGCTACCACGGCGAAGACGACGAAGGCGCTGTGTTCGAGGAGTACGATTCAACACCTTATGGTGGTGGATACGACATTGCTTTGACTTATGGTCGTCCACTTCCCCCATCTGATGAAACTTGTTATCAACCTTCATCAGCTTCTGATGAATTCGATTATGATCGTCCTCAGTACTCTTCTTATGCTGAGCCTTCTGCTTATGGTGAAGAAGCTCTTGATAATGAGTATCAGAGTTATTCCAGGCCTAAGCCTCGGCCCACACCTTCTTATCAGCGTCCATCTGAGGTAACTTATGAGGAGCCTCAGGCTAATTATGGGTTTCAGCCTAGTGTGAATCGACCTGGTGGCGGCGGGTATGGTGGAGAAACTGAATATGAAGAGCCCAAACCCCAATATGGATCTGGGTATGGAAGAAAGAGTGAGTTTGAAGAACCGACACCCCAGTATGGATCTGGGTATGGAAGAAAGAGTGAATATGAAGAGCCTACACCCCAGTATGGATCTGGGTATGGAAGAAAGAGTGAGTTTGAAGAACCGACACCCCAGTATGGATCTGGGTATGGAAGAAAGAGTGAATATGAAGAGCCTACACCCGAATATGGATCTGGGTATGGCCGAAAAAGTGAGTATGAAGAGCCCAAACCCGAATATGAGAGGACGAGTGAATATGTAGAATATGTAGAACCTACTCATCAGTATGGGAGGAAGAGTGAATATGAGGAGCCAAGTTCGGAGTACGGGTCGGGTTATGGGGTTAGACCAGAAGGATATGGGAGGAAGCCAAGTTACGGGCAGGAGGAAGGGGAGAGGCCAAGTTATGGGCGTCCAAGCTACCAGACTGAGGAGGTGGAAGGGTATGAGAGGCCTCGTTATGGTAGGTCTGAGGAGGAGGATTATAGGAAGCCTAGCTATGAGAGACGTGGTGATGATGATGAGGGCTATGGTCGCAAGAAATAT GGTGATGATGACAACTCCGATGATGATGAGGAGAAGGAACGTCGCCGCCGCCACCACCACCATCGCAAGCACTATGATGATTGA